The bacterium (Candidatus Blackallbacteria) CG13_big_fil_rev_8_21_14_2_50_49_14 genome contains a region encoding:
- a CDS encoding phosphomevalonate kinase, which yields MTIQNSFRIRVPGKLFLLGEYAILEPGSQALLLAVDRYLSADFLAAAEWQLQSNLEPDHIFTYLPESAQWQGPEAKKLPFAQAALEIAVQYLQALELPLLPQKIVLRSELQEGSLKLGLGSSAAVTVAIVAGILVAHGFSLEDHATRVKLFKLGILAHGAVQGGGSGADLAAAIFGSVTCYRRFDPRWLQAMQIPLLRLIDTDWALLGLEKLNWPQDWAFAVGWTGVPAATVDYLAEFTYVKNHAEELFQRFLFSANAATATAREALIHQNREALIQSLSQYRRLIQELEAEFIEPIETPALKALCQAAESLGLGAKSSGAGGGDCGVAVGDPAAISELENCWKASAIQPLRLSLDFQGVKQVPLA from the coding sequence ATGACGATTCAAAATTCATTCCGAATTCGGGTGCCCGGTAAACTCTTTCTGCTGGGCGAGTATGCGATTCTTGAACCTGGCAGTCAGGCTTTGCTTCTGGCAGTAGATCGCTATCTCTCTGCGGATTTTCTTGCGGCTGCTGAGTGGCAGCTTCAATCGAATCTGGAACCAGATCATATTTTTACGTATCTGCCAGAATCTGCGCAGTGGCAAGGCCCTGAAGCAAAAAAACTGCCCTTTGCCCAAGCCGCACTCGAAATTGCAGTGCAGTATCTTCAGGCTTTGGAACTGCCGCTTTTGCCCCAAAAGATTGTTTTACGTTCAGAGCTTCAAGAAGGCTCTTTAAAACTGGGCTTGGGCAGCAGTGCCGCTGTGACAGTTGCCATTGTGGCTGGTATTTTGGTGGCCCATGGTTTTTCGCTTGAAGATCACGCCACCCGTGTCAAACTGTTTAAATTGGGAATCCTGGCCCATGGCGCAGTTCAAGGGGGGGGCAGTGGCGCGGATCTCGCTGCGGCCATTTTTGGCTCAGTTACCTGCTACCGACGTTTTGATCCCCGCTGGCTTCAGGCCATGCAAATTCCGCTCTTGCGTCTGATCGATACGGATTGGGCCCTGTTGGGGTTGGAAAAATTGAATTGGCCTCAAGACTGGGCCTTTGCTGTTGGTTGGACGGGGGTTCCTGCGGCAACGGTTGATTATCTGGCTGAGTTTACCTATGTTAAAAATCATGCTGAAGAACTGTTTCAGCGATTTTTGTTCAGTGCCAATGCCGCCACGGCGACCGCCCGTGAAGCATTGATTCATCAGAACCGTGAAGCCCTGATTCAGAGCTTGTCTCAGTATCGCCGCCTGATACAGGAGTTAGAGGCTGAATTTATCGAACCGATTGAAACTCCGGCTTTAAAAGCTTTGTGTCAGGCGGCAGAGTCGCTTGGCTTGGGAGCCAAATCTTCTGGGGCCGGTGGCGGCGATTGTGGCGTTGCGGTGGGGGATCCCGCTGCGATTTCTGAACTTGAGAATTGCTGGAAAGCCTCAGCTATTCAACCGCTTCGCCTCTCACTTGATTTTCAAGGGGTCAAACAGGTTCCGCTGGCTTAA